In a genomic window of Nocardia fluminea:
- the hpnE gene encoding hydroxysqualene dehydroxylase HpnE: MVDVNGSRRFVVIGGGLAGLAAAVWLAEAGQQVTLLERRGRLGGRTQAMRVAEVDDLPDNGQHVVASGYRSLWRYLESVGTLRHVEFPGAGSLRWPGGRAVMLHTKGFRAVRTLMGAHPDAGPLERLRALRSALMLMRQALWQPAYLADITTDEWFRRLAMPAKAREALWDWLALGIAAEPVDKESAKVFADVLATGIRIGMRTRTGVTIGYPTVDLDTLYITGAEQLFDRHGVEVRYRAVASKIIIVDGAATGVQLADGSVVEADAVICAVPNTGIGGLLDDLPEHAEIYAAADKLGFTPIVSTNLYLDRPLKTKSAMEALIGGTGVIDQVFDRQRMHQRAPEGTWLYCLTTSGAYEQIHKSNSEIVAEQMDLIRRYYPEAADAQVVTGHVVKMPKATFSQVLGTDNLRPGQRTSVPNLMLAGDWTRTDWCATMESAVQSAERAVEALLAQPEPDRAGKR, translated from the coding sequence ATGGTGGATGTGAACGGCTCTCGCCGGTTCGTTGTCATCGGGGGTGGGCTGGCCGGGCTGGCCGCCGCCGTGTGGCTGGCGGAGGCGGGCCAACAGGTGACTCTGCTGGAGCGGCGAGGTCGCCTCGGCGGCCGCACGCAGGCGATGCGGGTTGCCGAGGTGGACGACCTTCCCGACAACGGCCAGCACGTGGTGGCCAGCGGATACCGCAGTCTGTGGCGGTATCTGGAGAGTGTGGGCACGCTGCGGCACGTGGAGTTCCCTGGCGCGGGAAGCCTGCGCTGGCCCGGTGGTCGCGCGGTCATGTTGCACACCAAGGGTTTCCGGGCCGTGCGCACGCTGATGGGTGCCCATCCCGACGCGGGGCCGCTGGAGCGGCTGCGTGCGCTGCGCTCGGCGCTGATGCTGATGCGGCAGGCACTGTGGCAGCCGGCCTACCTCGCCGACATCACCACCGACGAGTGGTTCCGGCGCCTGGCGATGCCGGCGAAAGCGCGGGAGGCACTGTGGGATTGGCTCGCGCTCGGCATCGCCGCGGAACCGGTGGACAAGGAGTCGGCGAAGGTGTTCGCCGACGTGCTGGCCACCGGAATCCGGATCGGGATGCGCACCCGGACGGGCGTGACGATCGGCTATCCCACCGTGGATCTGGACACGCTCTACATCACCGGTGCCGAGCAGCTCTTCGACCGCCACGGGGTCGAGGTGCGCTACCGGGCGGTGGCCAGCAAGATCATCATCGTCGACGGTGCGGCCACCGGGGTGCAGCTGGCGGACGGCTCGGTGGTCGAGGCCGACGCCGTGATCTGCGCGGTGCCGAACACCGGCATCGGCGGGCTGCTCGACGACCTGCCCGAGCACGCCGAAATCTACGCTGCCGCGGACAAACTGGGCTTCACCCCGATCGTGAGCACGAACCTGTACCTGGACCGGCCACTGAAGACGAAGTCGGCCATGGAGGCGCTGATCGGCGGCACCGGGGTGATAGATCAGGTCTTCGACCGGCAGCGCATGCACCAGCGCGCGCCCGAGGGCACCTGGCTGTACTGCCTGACCACCAGCGGTGCGTACGAGCAGATCCACAAGAGCAACAGCGAGATCGTCGCCGAACAGATGGATCTCATCCGTCGCTATTATCCGGAAGCCGCAGACGCCCAGGTCGTCACCGGCCACGTGGTGAAGATGCCGAAGGCGACCTTCTCCCAGGTGCTCGGCACCGACAACCTGCGTCCCGGCCAGCGCACCTCGGTCCCGAACCTGATGCTGGCCGGCGACTGGACCCGCACGGACTGGTGCGCCACGATGGAAAGCGCCGTCCAGAGCGCCGAACGCGCCGTCGAAGCACTCCTCGCGCAGCCCGAACCAGACCGCGCCGGAAAGCGCTAG